acataatcatcCATCTtgagcagagtgtaaaataatcgaaattttttagtgaagtccatttttcttcatttgtcagttcacttccgacacattcatagtcggctctggacagtcaatattcagttgaatattagtcattgaatatttatgcacattttacaaattgataaattatctgaaatctgaatacgtttcaaatgagtaaagtgatttatcacacagaactgaatccgattttcatccgcgaggcactttcagcggtaaacatcaacataaacaatgctaattatgtttttttctgcacatagtaaacacattcagtgacagtcgaatgaatgagttcgtggagtagtcttctgactatgtcattctatgttttgaatattcatgcgatgtttgtcaaaattcggaccgaagttgcttcatgaagatgaatattttatgctctgatcTTGagacgaaatttcgttcaaatcaAAAGGGGCATTTTTTCgcaaattgacttttaatttttttaaactatttttttttcagtgtagggcttatttaaaaattttcgaatatttttattagaaagtttgactgactTTGATAGTctcccatacaacacttttttgtgggatgcgtcgtttttcaattatatccatttgaaaaaatcaaatcgCTTTTTACGCAATTTTACGGTTTTTTGAAAAAGGTCGTGAAACACGTAAAAATCGATTTCCGATgaagttgttttgttgattttgttttgatttacgCGCAGTATATCACCCTGTGTAAAATCCGACTTCAGTGTAGATATTTTTGCACTCTACAAACAAGTTTGTTCACGTAGAGGAATCGAGGATTGTAATTTGACCATGATTTACTTCTACTGCTATCGATTAATGACTGTTGATTATCGTAATTAATGCTAGGCTTTGCCATCAGTGTCACTAACATTAACGGATCAAACTTCACACTACACGCTAATTGATAATCTTTTTTCAGGTATCTTTATCGATCATTCCGTGTGGTCGTCGGTGCAATCAATTGTTGATTCTTTGGACTTCAACATCTATCCGTTTCCGTCGTCCTATGAGTTACTATACACCAAAGCAGCTCACCTTCTCTATGAACTTCCATGGTCGAATCCCAATTCCTCGATTGCAGTACGATCGGAATCGACCGAATCTTCCAACAAATTTACAGCCATCTGCCGGCAAGAGCGTCTTTgtctggagaatttcccaagcgatGATACAATTTTCATTATCCTAGGACTAACTCGGACGATAAACTTCGCAATGAATGGAACGTTGATTGTGGTTCTGTCCGGTCATGATGTGCTTTTTGTATCAGGTTTGTGTTAATGATTGTTGGATGTAGGAAACTTATTTAGTAAGACATTTTCTTTCCTTTTCAGATCTACCGAATGAATCGTATGTTATTgctgaaaatgaaataaatttgacTTCAATAGAAGATAAAGTACCAATGAATACGAATCGGTATGGAACGAAGATTCTGGCGAGTGATGTCCTTTCTTCGGGATCAGTATTTTTGGAATTGGTAGAACTTTTGAACTTACCTACCGGTAACAATTGTTCAGCAACCAATGAAGGAATATGTACCAATCTGAACGAAACGTTGGATAACTGGCAATACTACGCAAAGTTGCCATcgcaaaaaatcatttctatGCTGCGCTTAGAGAGCATTACGCAATCCATGACGTTCGAATTACGTCAAAAGTTTAGCTTGAAGAAAAACTATAGCGAAGAAGTTCTGGATTTGAAACCGATAGCCAGCTCAAATATGATAACTAATGTTACAACGATCTATCGTTTGAATGAGTTCAAGGAAAATTCTTATGAGTCCATGAAGCTAGGCAACATATTCTTCTGTAGCAAAGAGTTTGAAATTCGTCATCCGGACTACATCGATCATCGGCGCCCCGTCTACCATGGGCCAGATTACTTCGAAATGTACTGGCAAGTCAAACAAGAAGCATGGGTGGCCGCAGGACTTACCATTGCCTCGCTAGGGATTTTGTTTTGCTTGGCTATTCTGATTTTCCTCATCATTCGTGTCTGCATGGATGATGTATTGGAGGGAAATCCATTCAGCAGCATACTGCTGCTCATCAGCTTGATATTTCAGTTCGCCTCGTTTCTTCCCTTTAGTCTCGAATACACAGGCTACATGCCAGATCTTCTACACAAGGCTGATACTATCTACACGTGGAATACTTTATGCACGATCAAGATCTTCCTTATATCTGTTTGCTACTGCACGACGTTTTCATTGCTGCTATGTCGTGCGATAATGCTGGCGTCGATAGGAAGCGAGGGTGGATTTCTGTCACATGTAAACGGCTATTTGCAGAGCGTGATTTGCGTCTTCAGCACCCTGGTCCAACTGGGGCTATCCACGCAACTGGTTGTCGTGTTGCACGCAAGCTCACATAACATTTCCTGCAATGAAATTTATTACGGGAATTGGTTTTGGGCAACAATTGCATACGATGGAATTCTTCTTGCGGCGTTGATCATCTTATCGCCGTATATCTTCAGATCTCAGAGAAACTATCGGGAAGGTATGCTTCTTGTGACGGGATCCATTCTCTGCTTGGTGATATGGACAACGTGGATACCCCTTTGCTTGTTTGGCTACGAATGGCGTGAAGCGGCCGTCTCTCTAGGAATGGTGGCGACAGCTCTTGCCGTATTGGTCGGAGTTATGATCCCGAGATGTTTCCTGATGGTTCGCAGCATCGCCCGATCAGATCTCGTTCAAGCGCTTCCGTCCCTCACATCACTAGCTTTTGCTCAAGCTAACCAATACATTTCGGAACAGGTTGGTACCAaccaaatgtcaaaaattgtTACTAAAATGTATATTTTCTTGCATTCCAGAGTGTGTATGAATGTGTGAACCCAGCAATGCGTCAACAGCGATCTACTACGGCGGAAACTTTCATGGAGCATGAAATCGACGATCCGTACCTACCGCCGAGTGAGATACCGACGCTGCCGTTGAGAGGTAACCGAAGGAACCACCACCAATCGGAAATGAACGGAAATGGTACTACGCCAGATTTCTACGGCATCAGCAATCCCTACAGCTGTGCGGATTCGATTACGTCCGAGCAGTCGCCGAACAAAATCACTCGATTTTAGGGCTGTTGGTTTCGGTGTTTGGCTTTGCAATGCTGTGAAAAGAACATTCCAAAGATATTAGGATTGTTAAGGATTTGTGCTACTCGAATTACTGTACGACCTTTTGATCTAGTCAACGTAACTTTATGCCTTATATTTAAGTGTAAAATGATTTCTCTTTTATTTATGACGTACATGTAAGGATGaatgaaaaatggaaaattgtAGCAAGAGTATGATTATTTCTGGTTTGATGACATTACCCATTCTTTGTTAGAGCCAGAATTCCACTCATTGTTTCGTGAATCTGGTGTAgtcactggagtcggttttcatGCCCCCCGTAAAAAATCCGCGTGAATCTcgaaaaaaacaactttttatCAAAATGGGGGTTTCGCTATTTTCACGCGCTCACAGTCGTGGAACTTATGTCTCGAATCTAAGCGCCAATAGTACCTGTCCAGTGAAGGTGGCTGAAGTTTGCTTATTGGGCATTCTGACCTGCCGATTTCAACTTCCCTCGATCCATGACCTAGGGTACGCTAGCTACGTGCCAAAGGGAGGACCTTTGTACCGCACTgctctctgacggcagagacgacgtcgtccgcgttcgtgacctcgtccagttgcttgcactggaaggtcacttccgtccccaacgacctcaccgctgcgccgtcacccaagatctCTTGGGTCAGCCGTCCTGCTTGCTTGCactcttggtgcgtctgacgcatCGCGCGTCCTGTCCCAGCACCGAAAGTTTTATGGTCGCCCGCATCGACATACTTAtccttatcagttttcaccaacatgGCCTCTACTCTGTCCTTAACTTTCTATGCGGGTCGAGATGCGCTCGACTTCCACTTTGAGATGCTGACCAGCTGCCAAGGGTTTTCGGTCCCTTGTTTCGATGGCACCGGCCGGCtggtacacagcaaataattttgaaaattcaacgacgtgtaaaattgcagcttatcccatcaaacgaattaacattcgatattatattaaatttgattgaattttacaagcaagcacagtttacatttatttcgatttgaaagaatagtgagatcgattgaatgttacatttatttgcatgctccaaatatgtgcatgaaaatacatttaaaatcacaacatatttttatctgtgtacccTCTTACGGCCCTGCGACTTGCGTCTCGTTGGTGCCTTTCGCttttttgggccgagaagtcgcTTTTCCAAGGAAAAAGAAGGCCTTGGTTGTGGCATctttgtcggccttctcgcTTCCCCCGGGTGGCTGATAAAAGCgttctgttcttgtcttgcgactctgtttcagttccttactgatgttctgcctttcGCTTGCGAATTCGATAATGTTATCGAGTTGCTCGACGACCACCCGCAACCCGGGTTGTGGTCTGAATATTGTACCCAAATCGCAAAgtttatagacactataggttccatagacgagctaaGACGAGTGTAGCCAAATGAACTCTCaattaagccccaaacgcaatacaacggaacggcgacggaaacggaaaatttgacagttagcccatatattttctgtcaaatttgccgtttccgtcaccgttccgttatattgcgtttggggctttagtggtgccaaacgagcatgacgaaacgattgcaatccaagctATAGAATGTGTGACGACAAATTCACGTGGTACactactcccttctcacttctcacatctcacatcattatctcattttttactcctttcatctcacttctcactattcacttctcgcctctcacttctcacttttcgattctcacttctcaactctttgtttctcacttctcacatcacacacctcacttctccctcctaacttctctctttttgcttctcacttctcacatttcacgTATTGCTTGTTATTTCTCatatcttacatctcacttcttgtttttaatttctcacttctcatttgacacttctcacttctcggctCTTACTTAACACTtctcgtttcttacttctcgcttctcacttttcatatcgaatttctcacctgtagcttctcatttctcggctctcatttatcacttctcgtttctcacttctcacttttcacatctcacatatttatctcattccccacttctcaatattaatttctcgcctctcacttctttcttcttcttacgATTTACACGAAATTTCAAGACTTTGTTACCGTATAAGGTGGTACGAGATGCGGTACCatatataaataataaagaaaaattgTAAGACTTCGCACGTTGTATTTTTATGACCAAGAATATCCACTAACGCTTCCCACACCCCTGCTTGATGGCACATATCTACACACTAACTTTTTCTatttcgagctcggcaaaattgggcaccgctgtagctcagtaaatttcaaagCTGAgcttcggcagaaaatttcgtttattactgattctcagcaaaatatttgctgtatctcggcaactgaaacgtcacttttactgagatctccgcaaaaattatgtttgctgaaacttggcagtgcccacctcgggaaaataaacaaaaaatgctgagatctcggcgaaaaaaattaagtgtgtaccaaGGAGAATTTCTCGCGACAATACCAAATCCGGGGCGAGGGAAGAGAAGGGAAAACCGAGGAGGTACGAGCAGGATCCGAGATCGAGACAATTGAGCAGGTACTGACATAGGAGTTAGATCGGAAAAGAAGACtcccaaaaaaatcgtttttacaACCAACCCGCGTGTGCCAAAGAGAAGAAGGTATCGAGAATCAGCGTTCGTCGGTGGACACTTCGCTAATCGGAAACGGGAGTTTAGGGGTGGGAAACTAGGATCTGCAGACATTTTGTCGGCTATTCCAAATCACCGGAATTCAGCGCGTCCAACCCTTGTCCTTCTGGAACTCAGCCAACCGTCATTCCACGTGTTGGTCTCAGCGCCCTAAATTGCGTAACCATAACCTTTCCTGCGACCTCTGCCGTACTTGGCGGGGGTCAGACCAGGCCAGGTCGTCATCCGACGAGAATccaacttttttttgtctttattatcgagactttcagctcaaggctggctcgtctcgtaaatCCAACATTCTATATCCTGGTAAATCCTTCACCAGACCGTTTCAAGAACCCAGGGAGTTTTGTACGTCAGCCGATTACCCACAACAGTGCCTATTCGTCGTGCCACAACAGAGCCACGCAACTGGAAATCTCGCAAGGCGTTTGCCACCCTCTCTTGGCTGGAACAAGCCAGCGCCCGTCAGCTACCCGGATCCACTTCGCAACAATAACCTCTACTGCGGTCGCTTGCCGCAATCGGCCATATCGTTACCAGACATACCACCGTTATTCGTCCACGGAAGAGCGGAGAAGAGCGTCCGCAAGAGGACCAAATCACCGAAGAGGCCAATAATTATCTCCATCAGTACCACCGTCTTCCGTTCGTGGTACCAGCGTCCCTTGGCTTACTCATCTGGCATCCGTTGGAGCCGAGTTGCCCTCCGGCGGCAAAACAACTACCATCGTCCAGTTGTCATCCGTTACCGACTCAATGCCATACCTGGCTGTCATCTGGCGGAGAATTCCACGACCGGAGAATTCCAGCACCGCCTTCCGGACACGTCAAACCGAACCCGAGAAACCAATAGTATGCAGGCAAGGTATGTGATCATTTCTCGCATGTCATCTAAGGGCCCCAACGTTTCCGGTCGGCCGCACCAATACTAGAGATGGGCGTTCTGATCCGGAATCGTTAAAATGATCTGGATCTttgaagtgagtgaatgattcgtagttaacttttttaaaagatccggtTCACTAGATCAGCAAATAATCTAACCAATTTTATCGAAATGACAGAATAACAAGTTTATTGCAGGTCTTCTACATATGTTATAATATAACTTGTATACCATATGCTTATGAACGAGAAAAGAATGAAATTATTGTCTGTACGGGTCAAAAGTGTGGTCCTGAATGACAATCCACAGTGGTGCGTTAGGcgaaaatcgtgaacttttttttaccacttcagggtgttattttGTTGCATCGGTGTCTTCGGGAATAAATTCtacaaattcaaacaaaaaattCTACAAAACACATCGAATGACGGAAAGTTTGAGTTCCAATTTTTGCtacaggtggcgctgcaaaatgtaacttctttaataaacgatttttaaatatggtgtctttggcaaagttgtagtctAATTTAATAagaattttattgctgaagtcaccgagtgtccatctatcatcgtttttgaaatacgggcgttttttaAGGACTGAcctcaaaaaatagtatttaaatatattttcgaaactaacagtttcaggtTAATACAATGTtctgcaaaaatgtatatataatcgAAATAGACTCTCTCGGAAAGATACCAGGGATGTTTTCAAACATGATTTGTTATAGGCGATTTAaggtcgaaaatagtgatattttAAGACTTCATATGCAATAGAGGGGCAAATTGGAgcaaggaaatccccacaggatttaaaatatctggtctgtagtttcatatgcgtataattatgtctgtctccGCGTATATccaaaacaagtatttctaattttcataaatcgacatttGCAACTAATATgtatataataattgagatttcaccacactgcataccacgctgttg
The nucleotide sequence above comes from Armigeres subalbatus isolate Guangzhou_Male chromosome 3, GZ_Asu_2, whole genome shotgun sequence. Encoded proteins:
- the LOC134219081 gene encoding protein bride of sevenless, translated to MKRENGWCKRFYICELKFIVLAILIGSNEASQLLDVRLANESAEATTTVESILTTKLIEEIDDNNILISPVSSKSPLVIVPYDENSSASPFKDEDSTTNDTIELTTTTSAPESELDDQSSRPEPATPEVDTTTWTSLSNCSNYTVNQNVVDLSIGAGFSNVRHRGRNHRRHGSKLPDSSADHDSAETESRNGTVIDSTAFSHVVYSLDGDFSVSLITDRDDFGASLFTVDRINELQLINDNGTLGLRVIVVHNLTHALRLLGDEVDYLKECQKQSVGIFIDHSVWSSVQSIVDSLDFNIYPFPSSYELLYTKAAHLLYELPWSNPNSSIAVRSESTESSNKFTAICRQERLCLENFPSDDTIFIILGLTRTINFAMNGTLIVVLSGHDVLFVSDLPNESYVIAENEINLTSIEDKVPMNTNRYGTKILASDVLSSGSVFLELVELLNLPTGNNCSATNEGICTNLNETLDNWQYYAKLPSQKIISMLRLESITQSMTFELRQKFSLKKNYSEEVLDLKPIASSNMITNVTTIYRLNEFKENSYESMKLGNIFFCSKEFEIRHPDYIDHRRPVYHGPDYFEMYWQVKQEAWVAAGLTIASLGILFCLAILIFLIIRVCMDDVLEGNPFSSILLLISLIFQFASFLPFSLEYTGYMPDLLHKADTIYTWNTLCTIKIFLISVCYCTTFSLLLCRAIMLASIGSEGGFLSHVNGYLQSVICVFSTLVQLGLSTQLVVVLHASSHNISCNEIYYGNWFWATIAYDGILLAALIILSPYIFRSQRNYREGMLLVTGSILCLVIWTTWIPLCLFGYEWREAAVSLGMVATALAVLVGVMIPRCFLMVRSIARSDLVQALPSLTSLAFAQANQYISEQSVYECVNPAMRQQRSTTAETFMEHEIDDPYLPPSEIPTLPLRGNRRNHHQSEMNGNGTTPDFYGISNPYSCADSITSEQSPNKITRF